The following are encoded together in the Clostridia bacterium genome:
- a CDS encoding aldehyde dehydrogenase family protein, translating to MLTATKARIEPGKLLIGGEWVGGSGKPFDSINPATGEVLTQVADASIADVDRAVAAARNAFDDWAGPWRRMSASERGRLLWKFADLIERNIDEVAELETLDNGKPIFESRYVDLPMVVDVFRYFAGWATKIHGETVNTSDNAFTYTVREPLGVVGAIVAWNFPLLLASWKLGPALATGCTIVLKPAERTSLSALRLGQLAVEAGFPAGVLNIVTGGPEAGKALVQHAGIDKIAFTGSTVVGKEIMRSSADTLKRITLELGGKSPNIVFADSDLDSAVKGAINGIFYGKGEVCSAGSRLFVEQKVHDEFVEKLIARARKLQPGDPLDPKTRLGAIVSEEQMKTVLRYIESGKSEGASLLTGGQRASIGNGSGYFIEPTVFGGVKNEMKIAQEEIFGPVLATLAFDDVEQVVALANANPYGLAAAIWTRDVKKAHALSRRLRAGTVWINTYGLMDAALPFGGYKQSGFGRELGMHAIEHYTELKTVWLQM from the coding sequence ATGCTGACAGCAACGAAAGCAAGGATCGAACCCGGCAAACTCCTGATCGGCGGTGAGTGGGTGGGGGGCTCTGGCAAGCCGTTCGATTCCATCAATCCCGCTACCGGCGAAGTGCTGACGCAGGTGGCCGACGCGAGCATCGCCGATGTTGATCGCGCCGTCGCTGCCGCCCGCAACGCATTTGACGATTGGGCCGGTCCATGGCGTCGCATGTCTGCCAGCGAGCGCGGACGCCTGCTCTGGAAGTTTGCCGACCTGATCGAACGAAACATTGACGAGGTCGCGGAACTTGAAACGCTGGACAATGGGAAGCCGATCTTCGAGTCGCGTTACGTTGACCTGCCCATGGTCGTGGACGTCTTCCGCTACTTCGCTGGCTGGGCGACCAAGATCCACGGCGAGACCGTCAACACCTCTGACAATGCTTTCACCTACACGGTTCGTGAGCCGTTGGGAGTTGTGGGCGCTATCGTCGCGTGGAATTTCCCGCTGCTGCTGGCGAGTTGGAAGCTCGGTCCTGCGCTGGCCACAGGCTGCACCATCGTGCTAAAGCCCGCCGAACGGACTTCGCTGTCGGCGCTTCGACTCGGCCAGCTTGCGGTTGAGGCAGGCTTTCCGGCTGGCGTGCTGAACATTGTCACCGGCGGGCCGGAGGCTGGCAAGGCTCTGGTGCAGCACGCCGGCATCGACAAAATCGCGTTCACCGGATCGACGGTCGTCGGCAAAGAGATCATGCGCAGCTCGGCCGACACGCTGAAGCGCATCACGCTTGAACTCGGCGGCAAGTCGCCCAATATCGTCTTCGCCGACTCCGACTTGGACAGTGCTGTTAAGGGTGCCATCAACGGCATCTTTTATGGAAAGGGTGAAGTCTGCTCCGCGGGCTCGCGCTTGTTCGTCGAACAGAAGGTGCATGACGAGTTCGTCGAAAAGCTAATCGCGCGCGCAAGGAAGCTGCAACCCGGCGATCCGCTTGACCCCAAGACGCGCCTGGGCGCGATCGTCAGCGAAGAGCAAATGAAAACTGTGCTTCGCTACATCGAGTCCGGCAAGAGCGAGGGCGCTTCGCTGCTGACAGGCGGCCAGCGCGCCAGCATAGGGAATGGCAGCGGTTACTTTATCGAGCCCACGGTTTTTGGCGGCGTGAAGAACGAGATGAAAATCGCGCAAGAAGAGATATTCGGGCCCGTGCTCGCTACGCTCGCGTTCGACGACGTGGAGCAGGTGGTGGCGCTTGCCAACGCCAATCCTTACGGACTTGCCGCAGCCATCTGGACGCGCGACGTCAAGAAAGCTCATGCGCTGTCGCGACGGCTTCGTGCGGGCACCGTCTGGATCAACACCTATGGATTGATGGACGCGGCGCTTCCGTTCGGCGGATACAAGCAGAGCGGTTTTGGCCGCGAACTTGGAATGCACGCCATCGAACACTACACGGAGTTAAAAACCGTGTGGCTGCAGATGTGA
- a CDS encoding Phenylacetic acid catabolic protein has translation MASIVKIGNFSDWAGLFDDWRKEIGVNRDEIADFKFDTLYGAIDSEEIEFGHYKGRRKWDNLRQIPTQQIRDALLNMVVYQGDTEFASVEQQRNLFETAPTDWDRRALTRVMIEEMRHGWQMCALLVEYFGSSGKVEAQKMLERRAFENRRLLGSFNEDVDNWLDFFTYTDFVDRDGKFQLQMLKFSAFAPLGRSMSYMLREEAFHMGTGNDGLRRVVQAGIIPGWLIQKYLNKWISTSYDLFGTDNSSSAHWAYVWGVKGRYDEPRNQTSPDLDDINDYNRSLYRDEVAQLVDRLNLCLAPGNERLYAPHIKFNRDIGRWAGQKFHTKTGEPLGDREYEEHLKEVLPNAEDKKLLLDIIRNEPKWIVPKESARDPLSTIGEVRKSAINL, from the coding sequence ATGGCTTCCATTGTGAAAATCGGAAACTTCTCCGACTGGGCTGGTTTGTTTGACGACTGGCGGAAAGAGATCGGGGTCAATCGCGACGAGATCGCCGACTTCAAATTCGATACGCTGTATGGCGCGATTGACAGTGAGGAGATTGAGTTCGGCCACTACAAGGGACGCAGGAAGTGGGACAACCTGCGCCAGATTCCTACTCAGCAGATTCGGGATGCGCTGCTTAACATGGTTGTCTACCAGGGCGACACCGAGTTTGCCTCTGTCGAGCAGCAACGCAACTTGTTCGAGACTGCGCCCACGGACTGGGATCGTAGAGCGCTCACGCGCGTGATGATCGAAGAAATGCGTCACGGATGGCAGATGTGTGCGCTGCTGGTCGAGTACTTCGGTAGCTCCGGCAAAGTCGAGGCGCAGAAGATGCTCGAGCGCCGCGCCTTTGAAAATAGGCGTTTGCTCGGCTCGTTTAACGAAGATGTGGACAACTGGCTGGACTTCTTCACGTACACAGACTTTGTCGATCGCGATGGCAAGTTCCAGTTGCAGATGCTGAAGTTCTCAGCCTTCGCGCCACTTGGGCGCTCGATGTCCTACATGCTTCGCGAAGAGGCATTTCACATGGGTACCGGCAATGACGGCCTGCGCCGCGTCGTGCAGGCAGGCATCATCCCGGGTTGGCTGATCCAGAAGTATCTGAACAAATGGATCTCGACCTCGTACGACCTCTTCGGAACGGATAACTCCTCGAGCGCGCACTGGGCTTACGTCTGGGGTGTGAAGGGTCGCTACGACGAACCCAGGAACCAGACCAGCCCCGACCTGGACGACATCAACGACTACAACCGCTCGCTGTATCGCGACGAGGTCGCGCAACTCGTCGATCGTCTGAACCTCTGCCTTGCGCCGGGCAACGAACGCCTGTATGCGCCGCACATCAAGTTCAATCGCGACATTGGACGTTGGGCCGGCCAGAAGTTCCACACGAAAACGGGCGAGCCACTCGGCGATCGCGAATACGAAGAACACCTGAAGGAAGTGCTGCCGAATGCCGAAGACAAGAAGTTGTTGCTCGACATCATCAGGAACGAGCCGAAATGGATTGTGCCGAAAGAAAGCGCGAGGGACCCGCTGAGCACAATAGGCGAAGTGCGTAAATCGGCCATCAACTTGTAG
- a CDS encoding CoA-transferase, whose product MSTSTYTLGELMVAAAAREIRDHEVVFVGMRLPLIAFVVAKRTHAPNAVGLFENGAIRTTPAAELIYTMADPPNILGATQCLDMIGVMSLLQSGRVHLGFLGAAEVDRSGNLNSTEVRSGDGVVRLPGSGGACDIASLAHRFVVLLDHSRRRLPKRVSYITSPGNGDGPGWRERVGLPRGGPSAVITTKCVLRFGEDGEAFLSTHHPGVSVDDIVANTGWPLRLASDLRETTPPTREELVAIREYDREGFWTK is encoded by the coding sequence ATGTCCACCTCGACCTACACTCTTGGCGAACTTATGGTCGCCGCCGCAGCGCGCGAAATCCGCGACCACGAGGTCGTCTTTGTTGGCATGCGCCTGCCTCTGATCGCGTTCGTGGTCGCCAAGCGCACGCACGCGCCCAACGCCGTCGGATTGTTTGAAAATGGGGCCATCCGCACTACGCCCGCCGCGGAACTGATCTACACCATGGCCGATCCGCCGAACATTCTTGGCGCAACGCAATGCCTCGACATGATCGGCGTCATGAGCTTGTTGCAGAGCGGACGCGTCCACCTCGGATTTCTTGGCGCCGCCGAGGTCGATCGATCTGGCAATCTCAATTCAACAGAGGTACGTAGCGGTGATGGCGTCGTCCGCCTTCCCGGCTCCGGGGGAGCATGCGACATCGCCTCACTCGCGCATCGGTTTGTCGTGCTGCTCGATCACTCGCGCCGACGCCTGCCTAAGCGCGTCTCGTACATCACGAGTCCTGGCAATGGCGACGGCCCCGGATGGCGCGAGCGCGTAGGGCTTCCGCGAGGTGGTCCCTCAGCGGTGATCACCACAAAATGTGTGCTCCGGTTCGGCGAAGACGGAGAGGCGTTCCTCTCGACACATCATCCTGGCGTATCGGTCGATGACATCGTCGCGAACACCGGATGGCCGCTGCGACTCGCCAGTGATCTACGCGAAACCACCCCGCCAACGCGTGAGGAACTCGTGGCCATCCGCGAGTACGACAGGGAAGGGTTCTGGACGAAGTAG